One Caulobacter segnis genomic window carries:
- a CDS encoding ParD-like family protein codes for MGIVNIEDELHEQLRRASKASYRSINAQAAFWIRIGMLCELNPGLTFQELVARELKAAGVDAVDPAAAPPLKDVGLAKTPA; via the coding sequence GTGGGCATCGTCAATATCGAGGATGAGCTGCATGAGCAGCTGCGTCGGGCCAGCAAGGCCTCGTACCGGTCGATCAACGCTCAGGCGGCGTTCTGGATCAGGATCGGCATGCTGTGCGAGCTGAACCCGGGCCTGACCTTCCAAGAACTGGTGGCGCGCGAGCTGAAGGCGGCGGGCGTCGACGCCGTCGATCCCGCGGCTGCCCCGCCCCTGAAAGACGTTGGCCTGGCGAAGACCCCCGCATGA
- the map gene encoding type I methionyl aminopeptidase produces MTIEHEDQLEKLRIVGNLVARTLAAMGAALEPGMTTKELDDIGRALLEKDGARSAPELTYNFPGATCISVGPDCAHGIPGDTVVKAGDLINIDVSAELDGYFGDTGASFAVPPITKRVERLCRDGRRAMWAGIRAVKPGARLNEIGRSIETFAQKNGYSLVRNLASHGVGRSLHDEPREIATWNEPRDRRLIPEGLVFTIEPFLSLGADWVEELDDGWTLRPPRGQPTVQYEHTLVATRNGPVVLTLI; encoded by the coding sequence ATGACCATCGAGCACGAGGACCAGCTGGAGAAGCTGCGCATCGTCGGCAATCTGGTGGCCCGCACCCTGGCCGCGATGGGCGCGGCGCTGGAGCCGGGCATGACCACCAAGGAGCTGGACGATATCGGCCGCGCCCTGCTGGAAAAGGACGGCGCCCGCTCGGCCCCGGAGCTGACCTACAACTTCCCGGGCGCGACCTGCATCTCGGTCGGTCCCGACTGCGCGCACGGCATCCCTGGCGACACGGTGGTAAAGGCCGGCGACCTGATCAATATCGACGTCTCGGCCGAGCTGGACGGCTATTTCGGCGACACCGGCGCCAGTTTCGCCGTCCCGCCAATCACCAAGCGCGTCGAGCGCCTGTGCCGCGACGGCCGCCGGGCGATGTGGGCCGGCATCCGGGCCGTCAAGCCCGGCGCGCGCCTGAACGAGATCGGCCGCTCCATCGAGACCTTCGCCCAGAAGAACGGCTACAGCCTGGTCCGCAACCTGGCCAGCCACGGCGTCGGCCGCTCGCTGCATGACGAGCCGCGCGAGATCGCCACCTGGAACGAGCCGCGCGACCGCCGGCTGATCCCCGAGGGCCTGGTCTTCACCATCGAGCCGTTCCTGTCGCTGGGCGCGGACTGGGTCGAGGAGCTGGACGACGGCTGGACACTGCGCCCGCCGCGCGGTCAGCCCACGGTGCAGTACGAACACACCCTGGTCGCCACCCGGAACGGCCCGGTGGTCCTGACCCTGATCTAG
- a CDS encoding LysR family transcriptional regulator — MDRIEAMRVFVAALDEGSLAGAGRRLNRSPAAVSRAIAFLEGHVGVELLHRTTRTLRLSEAGERYAPACRRILTDLEEADLAAMGERSAPRGTLTLSAPPISGEDILRPVIDAYLEAFPAVSVNLLLLDRPVNLVEEGVDVALRVGHLPDSALIATRIGGDVRRVVAASPRYLETHPRIAEPADLAKHQIVTTTHFGHDTWVFPPGPGEAIARSVRFKPRLVVNSVRAALASAVAGVGVTRLYTYHVAPRVLDGSLRIVLRDAEPPPLPVHLITPQGRTSTPKVRAFLDFATPRLKAAFAGLSADAEALAVD; from the coding sequence ATGGATCGTATCGAAGCGATGCGCGTGTTCGTCGCCGCGCTGGACGAGGGCAGCCTGGCGGGCGCGGGACGACGGCTGAACCGCTCGCCGGCCGCCGTCAGCCGGGCGATCGCCTTCCTGGAAGGCCATGTCGGGGTCGAGCTGCTGCATCGCACGACCCGCACCCTGCGGCTCAGCGAGGCGGGTGAGCGCTACGCCCCGGCCTGCCGCCGCATCCTGACCGACCTGGAGGAGGCCGACCTCGCCGCCATGGGCGAACGCTCGGCCCCGCGCGGGACCCTGACCCTCTCGGCCCCGCCGATCAGCGGCGAGGACATCCTGCGGCCGGTCATCGACGCCTATCTGGAGGCCTTCCCCGCCGTCTCGGTGAACCTGCTGCTGCTGGACCGCCCCGTGAACCTGGTCGAGGAAGGCGTCGACGTCGCCCTGAGGGTCGGCCACCTGCCGGACTCCGCGTTGATCGCGACGCGGATTGGCGGCGACGTGCGGCGGGTCGTGGCCGCCTCGCCCCGCTATCTGGAGACCCATCCGCGCATCGCCGAGCCCGCCGACCTGGCCAAGCACCAGATCGTCACCACCACCCATTTCGGCCACGACACCTGGGTCTTTCCGCCCGGTCCCGGCGAAGCGATCGCCCGGTCGGTGCGCTTCAAGCCGCGCCTGGTGGTCAACAGCGTGCGCGCGGCCCTGGCCTCGGCGGTCGCCGGCGTGGGGGTGACGCGGCTCTACACCTATCACGTCGCGCCCCGCGTCCTGGACGGCTCCCTGCGGATCGTGCTGCGCGACGCCGAGCCGCCGCCCCTGCCCGTCCACCTGATCACCCCCCAGGGCCGGACCTCGACCCCGAAGGTGCGGGCCTTCCTCGACTTCGCCACGCCCCGGCTGAAGGCGGCCTTCGCGGGCCTGTCGGCGGACGCCGAGGCCCTGGCGGTCGACTGA
- a CDS encoding SDR family NAD(P)-dependent oxidoreductase, whose translation MSNAQKVAIITGASQGIGAELVKAYRDRNYRVVATSRSIQQGTDPDILAVAGDIGDPATADRIVAEALARFGRVDTLVNNAGIFLAKPFTTYTTDDFAAKVSTNLAGFFHITQRAATQMLKQGSGHIVSITTSLTDHAVADVPSMLASLTKGGINSATKSLAIELADKGVRVNAVSPGVIRTPMHAPETHAFLAGLHPVNRLGEIRDVVDAVLYLEGAGFVTGEILHVDGGQSAGH comes from the coding sequence ATGAGCAACGCACAGAAGGTCGCCATCATCACCGGCGCGTCGCAGGGCATCGGCGCGGAACTGGTCAAGGCGTATCGGGACCGGAACTACCGCGTGGTCGCCACGTCCCGCTCCATCCAGCAGGGGACCGACCCCGACATCCTGGCCGTCGCCGGCGACATCGGCGACCCGGCCACCGCCGACCGCATCGTCGCCGAGGCCTTGGCCCGCTTCGGCCGCGTCGACACCCTGGTCAACAACGCCGGGATCTTCCTGGCCAAGCCGTTCACGACCTACACGACCGACGATTTCGCGGCCAAGGTCTCGACCAACCTGGCCGGCTTCTTCCACATCACCCAGCGCGCCGCCACGCAGATGCTGAAGCAGGGCTCGGGCCATATCGTCAGCATCACCACCAGCCTGACCGACCACGCCGTCGCCGACGTCCCCTCGATGCTGGCCAGCCTGACCAAGGGCGGGATCAATTCGGCGACCAAGTCGCTGGCCATCGAGCTGGCCGACAAGGGCGTGCGGGTGAACGCCGTCTCGCCGGGCGTGATCCGCACCCCGATGCACGCCCCCGAGACCCACGCCTTCCTGGCCGGCCTGCACCCGGTGAACCGCCTGGGCGAGATCCGCGATGTTGTCGACGCCGTGCTCTATCTGGAAGGCGCCGGCTTCGTGACGGGCGAGATCCTGCACGTCGACGGCGGCCAGAGCGCCGGTCACTAG
- a CDS encoding tautomerase family protein: protein MPMVNIQVTREGSAPDRDAVTADEKARLIAGVSQLLLDVLGKPLDSTFVVIQEVELENWGWGGLPALEYRKRLAAGGKS, encoded by the coding sequence ATGCCGATGGTCAATATCCAGGTCACCCGCGAAGGCTCCGCGCCGGACCGCGACGCCGTCACCGCCGACGAGAAGGCCCGGCTGATCGCCGGCGTCAGCCAGCTCCTGCTGGACGTCCTGGGCAAGCCGCTGGACTCGACCTTCGTGGTCATCCAGGAGGTCGAGTTGGAAAACTGGGGCTGGGGCGGCCTGCCCGCGCTCGAATACCGCAAGCGGCTCGCCGCCGGCGGAAAGTCATGA
- a CDS encoding NAD(P)H-dependent flavin oxidoreductase produces MAASNRLLDLLGVELPIIQAPMAGATTPQMAVAVSNAGGLGSLPSALYSEAELRAALETVRNGTSKPINVNFFSHENPPEDTARQAAWRRALAPYYVEAGLDPDAPLAAGGRAPFNAAFASVVEDLRPEVVSFHFGLPAPELVDRVKRTGAKVLSSATTVAEALWLEARGVDAVIAMGVEAGGHRGNFLTPNSLVGDMSTQVGTLSLVPRIADSVSVPVIAAGGIADRRGVLAAFALGAEAVQVGTAYLLTPEASVSAVYRQALASAEEATAVTNLFTGRPARGIVNRLMAELGPLSDLPPAFPTAGGAIAPLRKAAEAAGRGDFSPLWAGQAFRLARPMSSAELTRSLAGVA; encoded by the coding sequence ATGGCCGCTTCCAACCGCCTGCTGGACCTGCTCGGCGTCGAGCTGCCGATCATCCAGGCCCCCATGGCCGGCGCCACGACGCCCCAGATGGCCGTCGCGGTCAGCAACGCCGGCGGCCTGGGCTCGCTGCCCAGCGCGCTCTATTCCGAAGCCGAGCTGCGCGCGGCGCTGGAGACGGTGCGCAACGGCACGTCCAAACCGATCAACGTCAATTTCTTCAGCCACGAAAACCCTCCCGAGGACACGGCCCGCCAGGCCGCCTGGCGCCGGGCCCTGGCCCCCTACTATGTCGAGGCCGGGCTGGATCCCGACGCGCCGCTGGCGGCTGGCGGCCGCGCGCCGTTCAACGCGGCCTTCGCCAGCGTGGTCGAGGACCTGCGGCCCGAGGTGGTCAGCTTCCATTTCGGCCTGCCCGCCCCGGAGCTGGTCGACCGGGTCAAGCGGACCGGGGCCAAGGTGCTGTCCTCGGCGACCACCGTGGCCGAGGCCCTGTGGCTGGAGGCGCGCGGCGTTGACGCGGTCATCGCCATGGGCGTCGAGGCCGGCGGCCATCGCGGCAACTTCCTGACGCCTAATTCCTTGGTTGGCGACATGAGCACCCAGGTCGGGACCTTGTCGCTGGTCCCCCGGATCGCCGACTCCGTCTCGGTCCCGGTGATCGCCGCGGGCGGGATCGCCGACCGACGCGGCGTCCTGGCCGCCTTCGCCCTGGGCGCGGAGGCCGTCCAGGTCGGCACCGCCTACCTGCTGACGCCCGAGGCCAGCGTCAGCGCCGTCTATCGCCAGGCCCTGGCCTCGGCCGAGGAGGCCACGGCGGTCACCAACCTGTTCACCGGCCGTCCGGCGCGCGGGATCGTCAACCGCCTGATGGCCGAGTTGGGGCCGCTGTCCGACCTGCCACCGGCCTTCCCGACCGCCGGCGGCGCGATCGCCCCGCTGCGCAAGGCGGCCGAGGCGGCGGGGCGCGGCGACTTCAGCCCGCTGTGGGCCGGCCAGGCCTTTCGCCTGGCGCGCCCGATGTCGTCCGCCGAGCTGACCCGGAGCCTGGCCGGCGTGGCGTGA
- a CDS encoding phosphatase PAP2 family protein, giving the protein MIRIDFRRLVSAARGELGATLALLVVAVGGWGFLSIADEVAEGETRALDLSILRALRVDGLPHDLVGPKWLHIAATDVTALGSVTVLGLLILLAFALLASLRRWAEGLLLVAGAGGGLIISQTLKRVFERERPDLAYRAVEAVNASFPSGHAMLSAVVFLTLGVLAARFADKRRVKALAIGAAVLVSLLVGASRVYLGVHWASDVLAGWCVGAAWAMACWLAAFFVQRGLKRPPALKS; this is encoded by the coding sequence TTGATCCGCATCGACTTTCGCCGACTTGTGAGCGCCGCCCGCGGTGAGTTGGGCGCGACCCTCGCCCTGCTGGTCGTGGCGGTGGGCGGCTGGGGCTTCCTGTCGATCGCCGACGAGGTGGCCGAGGGCGAGACGCGGGCCCTGGACCTTTCGATCCTGCGGGCCCTGCGCGTCGACGGCCTGCCGCACGACCTGGTCGGGCCCAAGTGGCTGCACATCGCCGCGACCGACGTCACGGCCCTGGGGTCGGTGACGGTGCTGGGCCTGCTGATCCTGCTGGCCTTCGCCCTGCTGGCGTCCCTGCGGCGCTGGGCCGAGGGCCTGCTGCTGGTCGCGGGCGCCGGCGGCGGCCTGATCATCAGCCAGACCCTGAAGCGGGTGTTCGAGCGCGAGCGGCCGGATCTGGCCTATCGGGCGGTGGAGGCGGTCAACGCCAGCTTTCCGTCCGGCCACGCCATGCTGTCGGCCGTGGTGTTCCTGACCCTGGGCGTCCTGGCCGCGCGCTTCGCCGACAAGCGGCGGGTCAAGGCGCTGGCCATCGGGGCGGCGGTGCTGGTGAGCCTGCTGGTGGGGGCCAGCCGCGTCTATCTGGGCGTCCACTGGGCCAGCGACGTGCTGGCCGGCTGGTGCGTCGGCGCGGCCTGGGCCATGGCCTGCTGGCTGGCGGCCTTCTTCGTGCAGAGAGGACTCAAGCGGCCTCCGGCCCTCAAGTCCTAG
- a CDS encoding RcnB family protein, which produces MKRFITASLAVLMLAGGAGAASAQDWRKDHNNNGRYDSRDRAYEQGRRDQARAEDRHDRREYRRWAKGQRLEQRYRDNRYYVSDYRRYGLRQPPRGYRWQKVDNQYLLTAVATGLIASVIIANH; this is translated from the coding sequence ATGAAACGCTTTATCACCGCCTCTCTCGCCGTCCTGATGCTGGCCGGCGGCGCGGGCGCCGCCTCGGCCCAGGACTGGCGCAAGGACCACAATAACAATGGCCGCTATGACAGCCGCGACCGCGCCTACGAGCAAGGCCGCCGCGACCAGGCGCGCGCCGAGGATCGCCATGACCGTCGCGAATATCGCCGCTGGGCCAAGGGCCAGCGTCTGGAGCAGCGCTATCGCGACAACCGCTACTATGTCAGCGACTATCGCCGCTACGGCCTGCGCCAGCCTCCGCGCGGCTATCGCTGGCAGAAGGTCGACAACCAATACCTGCTGACGGCCGTCGCCACCGGCCTGATCGCCTCGGTGATCATCGCCAACCACTAA